In Amycolatopsis coloradensis, one genomic interval encodes:
- a CDS encoding M20 family metallopeptidase — MTELDELQDRWEAAVEAELPSAIELRHRVHADPRASGDEEDTARVVVEALGIDEGVRVAKTGRAVLLAGTSPGPAVALRTELDALPVTERTGIPWASETPLMHACGHDVHMAALVATCRAASVVGVPRPLLALLQPREETSPSGALDIVDSGVLTEYGVESVIGAHVQPRLAAGVVSAVPGPVNASADEFDVVVRGQGGHAGYPHLLRDPILALSQIVVSLQQLASRRVDPVFGAVCSVGRIEAGTTANVVPNEARLSGSLRLMRAEDRDLALEGLAEVVHGTAQAHGCRAELEISPCEPVLHNDAGLTQRAHRRLVRTGAVVDTDFRSFGADDFAHYCGMTRGLMMFIGLGDTAGAPSLHDEVFLPPDAAIGHVASALIAGYLAAVEG; from the coding sequence ATGACGGAACTGGACGAACTGCAGGACCGGTGGGAGGCCGCCGTCGAGGCGGAACTGCCGTCCGCGATCGAACTGCGGCACCGGGTGCACGCCGATCCGCGCGCGTCGGGGGACGAGGAGGACACCGCACGGGTCGTCGTCGAGGCGCTGGGCATCGACGAAGGGGTCCGGGTCGCCAAGACCGGGCGTGCCGTGCTGCTTGCCGGTACCTCGCCGGGACCGGCCGTGGCGCTGCGCACCGAGCTGGACGCGCTGCCGGTCACCGAACGCACCGGGATCCCGTGGGCCTCGGAGACACCGCTGATGCACGCGTGCGGGCACGACGTCCACATGGCCGCGCTCGTCGCCACCTGCCGCGCGGCCTCCGTGGTCGGGGTGCCCCGGCCGCTCCTCGCGCTCCTGCAGCCGCGTGAGGAGACGTCGCCGTCCGGCGCGCTGGACATCGTCGACTCCGGCGTGCTCACCGAATACGGCGTCGAGTCGGTCATCGGCGCGCACGTGCAGCCCAGGCTCGCGGCGGGGGTGGTTTCGGCGGTGCCGGGACCGGTCAACGCCTCCGCCGACGAGTTCGACGTCGTCGTCCGCGGTCAAGGCGGGCACGCCGGCTACCCGCATCTGCTGCGGGACCCGATCCTCGCGCTCAGCCAGATCGTGGTGAGCCTGCAGCAGCTCGCGAGCCGCCGGGTCGACCCGGTGTTCGGCGCGGTCTGCTCGGTCGGGCGGATCGAAGCCGGGACGACGGCGAACGTCGTACCGAACGAGGCCCGCCTGTCGGGCTCGCTGCGGCTGATGCGCGCCGAAGACCGCGACCTCGCCCTGGAGGGGCTCGCCGAGGTCGTCCACGGCACCGCACAGGCGCACGGCTGCCGGGCGGAACTGGAGATCAGCCCGTGCGAACCGGTGCTGCACAACGACGCCGGGCTCACCCAGCGCGCGCACCGGCGGCTCGTCCGGACGGGGGCAGTCGTGGACACCGACTTCCGGTCGTTCGGCGCCGACGACTTCGCGCACTACTGCGGGATGACACGCGGGCTGATGATGTTCATCGGCCTCGGCGACACCGCGGGCGCGCCCAGCCTCCACGACGAGGTGTTCCTGCCGCCCGACGCCGCCATCGGGCACGTCGCGTCCGCGCTGATCGCGGGCTATTTGGCCGCCGTCGAGGGCTGA
- the lgt gene encoding prolipoprotein diacylglyceryl transferase, with translation MADVNTASAAFLATIPSPDQGVWHIGPVPIRAYALCIIAGIIVAIWLGERRWVNRGGTKGTVIDVAVFAVPFGLVGGRLYHVITDNQLYFGEGKNPLNALKIWDGGLGIWGAIALGAVGALIACRRRGIPLPAMADALAPGIVIAQAIGRLGNYFNQELYGAHTDLPWGLEIYQRYNPTNPDDFLNGVALGHVPLPDSPVHPTFLYELIWNLGVALLVIWADKKFRLGHGRVFALYVAGYTAGRFWIEMMRTDTANHILGLRVNVWTSILLFAAAIAYFVLAAKRGPREAPETLWSKDVPREDSGASSSSEPSDEEPHADVAAAPDTVRDSAADKATEDPKPDPEK, from the coding sequence GTGGCCGACGTGAATACCGCCTCGGCAGCGTTCCTCGCGACCATCCCCAGTCCCGACCAGGGCGTCTGGCATATCGGGCCGGTCCCGATCCGGGCCTACGCGCTCTGCATCATCGCCGGCATCATCGTGGCGATCTGGCTGGGCGAGCGGCGCTGGGTCAACCGCGGCGGCACGAAGGGCACGGTCATCGACGTCGCGGTCTTCGCGGTGCCGTTCGGCCTGGTCGGCGGGCGGTTGTACCACGTCATCACCGACAACCAGCTGTACTTCGGCGAGGGCAAGAACCCGCTCAACGCGCTGAAGATCTGGGACGGCGGGCTCGGTATCTGGGGCGCGATCGCGCTCGGCGCGGTCGGCGCGCTGATCGCCTGCCGCCGCCGGGGGATCCCGCTGCCCGCGATGGCGGACGCGCTCGCGCCGGGGATCGTGATCGCGCAGGCGATCGGGCGGCTCGGAAACTACTTCAACCAGGAGCTCTACGGCGCGCACACCGATCTGCCGTGGGGCCTGGAGATCTACCAGCGCTACAACCCGACCAACCCGGACGACTTCCTGAACGGTGTCGCGCTCGGGCACGTCCCGCTGCCGGACAGCCCGGTGCACCCGACGTTCCTGTACGAGCTGATCTGGAACCTCGGTGTCGCGCTGCTGGTCATCTGGGCGGACAAGAAGTTCCGCCTCGGCCACGGCCGCGTGTTCGCGCTGTACGTCGCCGGGTACACCGCGGGCCGGTTCTGGATCGAGATGATGCGGACCGACACCGCGAACCACATCCTCGGCCTGCGAGTCAACGTGTGGACCTCGATCCTGCTGTTCGCCGCGGCGATCGCGTACTTCGTCCTCGCCGCCAAGCGTGGACCGCGGGAAGCGCCGGAAACGTTGTGGAGCAAGGACGTGCCGCGAGAGGACTCCGGAGCCTCTTCCTCCTCCGAGCCGTCCGATGAGGAGCCGCACGCGGACGTCGCGGCGGCTCCGGACACCGTCCGGGACTCGGCCGCGGACAAGGCGACCGAGGACCCGAAGCCGGACCCCGAGAAGTAG